From Deltaproteobacteria bacterium RIFCSPHIGHO2_02_FULL_44_16, the proteins below share one genomic window:
- a CDS encoding 4-hydroxythreonine-4-phosphate dehydrogenase PdxA translates to MTSMYIAITIGDPLGIGPEIALKAWDQLSPITRESVFIYGDSTILKEASALTGITIPEKQIVFTSNLKLSHRKLSKHDAATIALAALDRAMNDAKQKKIDGIVTAPVNKKRIQLVVPHFTGHTQYLAAKIHCKTPIIRVTPEVLPGGAVMFFAPWEQTPSARPLRVALATTHVPLSAVSQSLTKEKLTATIRTVASALKNSFHIASPKIALLGLNPHAGESGELGREELDIIIPARNAMLREDIFCEGPFSADAFFARKMEEKYDAVIAMYHDQGLIPMKSRYPENAVNITLGLPFIRTSPGHGTAEDIAWKGIVSPHAMLAAIKMAIDVEQFADK, encoded by the coding sequence ATGACTTCTATGTATATTGCTATCACCATAGGCGATCCACTTGGGATCGGGCCGGAAATTGCGTTGAAAGCGTGGGATCAACTCTCGCCGATAACGCGTGAATCTGTTTTTATTTATGGCGATTCTACGATTCTCAAAGAAGCGAGCGCTCTCACGGGAATAACAATTCCTGAAAAACAGATTGTCTTCACTTCAAACTTAAAACTTTCTCATCGTAAACTTTCAAAACACGATGCCGCAACAATAGCGCTTGCTGCTCTTGACCGTGCAATGAATGACGCAAAACAAAAAAAGATCGACGGGATTGTAACTGCGCCTGTGAATAAAAAGCGGATTCAGCTTGTTGTTCCTCATTTCACAGGTCATACACAATATCTCGCGGCAAAAATTCATTGTAAAACTCCAATCATTCGGGTGACGCCGGAGGTGCTTCCGGGAGGGGCGGTAATGTTTTTTGCGCCGTGGGAACAAACGCCATCAGCACGACCACTTCGAGTTGCTCTTGCAACAACCCATGTTCCTCTCAGCGCTGTCTCGCAATCACTGACAAAAGAAAAATTAACGGCAACCATTCGAACAGTTGCATCTGCACTCAAAAATTCTTTTCATATTGCTTCCCCAAAGATCGCTCTTCTTGGACTCAATCCCCATGCAGGAGAAAGCGGGGAACTCGGAAGAGAAGAACTCGACATCATTATTCCTGCAAGAAATGCAATGCTCCGAGAAGATATTTTCTGTGAAGGTCCCTTTTCTGCTGATGCATTTTTTGCGCGAAAGATGGAAGAAAAATATGATGCCGTCATTGCCATGTATCACGATCAGGGACTCATCCCGATGAAATCACGCTACCCTGAAAATGCAGTGAATATCACCCTTGGTCTTCCTTTTATAAGAACTTCCCCAGGGCACGGCACGGCCGAAGACATTGCATGGAAAGGGATTGTCTCACCTCATGCCATGCTCGCTGCCATAAAGATGGCGATCGACGTGGAACAATTCGCTGACAAGTAA
- a CDS encoding hypoxanthine phosphoribosyltransferase, protein MKEIEILISEKEIAHRIQELSRAIEEEYRGKELVVIGVLKGAFIFMADLVRALSFPIACDFLRVSSYKNDRSTGIIRFEFDTTQPIQGKDVLLIEDIVDTGSTLRHLIKHLKDKEPKSLKVATLLYKETGNGGRTLVDYIGFEVPDRYVIGYGLDSEGLFRSLPFIGAFTSSSSP, encoded by the coding sequence ATGAAAGAAATTGAAATACTCATTTCAGAAAAAGAAATTGCGCATCGCATTCAAGAACTCTCTCGCGCAATTGAAGAGGAATATCGAGGGAAAGAGTTGGTAGTGATTGGAGTCTTGAAGGGGGCTTTTATTTTTATGGCGGATCTTGTTCGCGCTCTTTCTTTTCCGATTGCATGCGATTTTTTACGCGTCTCCAGTTATAAAAATGATCGAAGCACCGGTATTATTCGCTTCGAATTTGACACCACTCAACCGATTCAGGGGAAAGATGTTCTTCTCATTGAAGATATTGTCGATACCGGTTCCACACTTCGTCATCTCATCAAGCATCTCAAAGACAAAGAACCAAAATCCCTCAAAGTCGCAACGTTGCTGTATAAAGAGACCGGAAATGGAGGTCGAACGCTTGTGGATTATATCGGCTTTGAAGTTCCAGATCGTTATGTGATCGGATATGGACTTGACTCGGAGGGACTTTTTCGGTCGCTTCCTTTTATCGGCGCTTTTACTTCTTCGTCATCCCCGTGA
- a CDS encoding excinuclease ABC subunit A translates to MRQELVIRGARMHNLKNIDVTIPKNKLVVITGLSGSGKSSLAFDTIYAEGQRRYVESVSAYARQFLEQMEKPDVDSIEGLSPAISIEQRTSSRNPRSTVGTSTEIYDYLRVLFARAGRPHCYKCGRAIQAQTVSQMIDQILKLPSGTKIGILAPIVRGRKGEYTKDLERLARQGFVRARVDGNVVSLDQKITIDKKKKHNIDLYVDRLVIKDDITTRLADSLETALGQGEGLVKIELISNAVIPAKAGISKNSLDPRLREDDNQEILFSAKHACAYCGLSYPEINPQLFSFNSPRGACPACEGLGTRLYFDPNLVIPNHNLSLREGAIAPWRTKASTAYINLCEALAKHYGFDIRTAFAKLPPHIQNAILMGSGEEEITFAFEGTEREKIKTRFEGIIPQLERRWKETSSMDIREELECFMNRRPCPTCQGTRLRPEGRSILIGGKNISHVTAFSIRECMRFISTLDLTKKEATIAEKVLKEIRERLGFLIDVGLDYLTLDRTSGTLSGGEDQRIRLATQIGSALTGVLYVLDEPSIGLHQRDNDRLLQTMKRLRDLGNTLIVVEHDRDTMEHADHIIDLGPEAGVRGGYVVATGTPSDIKRNSKSLTGQYLSGKKKIDVPRDRRTSLLDELIIKGAREHNLKNIDICIPLGVLTCVTGVSGSGKSTLVNETLLQGLKQRLEQSKETAGKVDDIIGWQKLDKVIDIDQSPIGRTPRSNPATYTSIFTHIRDLFAELPQSKARGYKPGRFSFNVKGGRCEACEGDGIIRIEMHFLPDVHVECEVCAGKRFNRETLEVHYKGSSIADVLSMTVNQAFTFFENIPSIHHKLQTLIDVGMGYIELGQSATTLSGGEAQRIKLSRELARRATGRTLYILDEPTTGLHFDDVRKLLTVLNRLIDQGNTIVVIEHNLDVIMSADYCIDLGPEGGEKGGFLIATGTPEELAAHPTSYTGFYLRELLS, encoded by the coding sequence ATGCGCCAGGAACTGGTCATCCGAGGGGCCCGGATGCACAATTTAAAAAATATCGATGTGACGATTCCGAAGAATAAACTCGTGGTCATTACAGGGCTTTCCGGGTCAGGGAAGTCGTCACTTGCCTTTGACACCATCTATGCCGAAGGCCAGCGGCGCTATGTCGAATCGGTCTCAGCCTATGCTCGCCAATTCTTGGAGCAGATGGAAAAACCCGACGTCGACTCTATCGAAGGACTCTCCCCTGCGATTTCGATCGAACAGCGCACAAGTTCCCGAAATCCTCGCTCAACGGTCGGTACCTCTACTGAAATTTATGACTATCTCCGTGTTCTCTTTGCTCGTGCGGGTCGGCCCCATTGTTACAAATGCGGACGTGCGATTCAGGCACAAACAGTTTCACAAATGATCGATCAGATTTTAAAACTCCCTTCAGGAACAAAGATCGGAATTTTAGCTCCGATCGTACGCGGCAGAAAGGGCGAATATACGAAGGATCTTGAACGACTGGCCCGACAGGGCTTTGTACGGGCGCGCGTTGATGGCAATGTGGTGTCACTCGATCAAAAAATCACGATCGATAAAAAGAAAAAACATAACATCGATCTTTATGTCGATCGGCTCGTGATTAAAGATGATATCACCACGCGTCTTGCCGATTCTCTTGAAACTGCTCTCGGTCAAGGCGAAGGGCTTGTGAAGATTGAACTGATAAGCAATGCTGTCATTCCCGCGAAGGCGGGAATCTCAAAAAATTCACTGGATCCCCGCTTACGCGAGGATGACAATCAAGAAATTCTTTTCTCCGCAAAACATGCGTGTGCTTATTGTGGGCTCAGTTATCCCGAAATTAATCCTCAACTCTTTTCGTTCAACAGTCCTCGTGGAGCTTGCCCAGCTTGCGAAGGTCTTGGGACGCGACTCTATTTCGATCCGAATCTCGTCATTCCCAACCACAACCTTTCACTTCGCGAAGGAGCGATTGCGCCATGGCGAACAAAAGCTTCAACAGCCTATATTAATCTCTGCGAAGCGCTCGCAAAGCATTATGGATTCGATATTCGCACGGCATTTGCCAAACTTCCTCCTCACATTCAAAATGCGATTCTTATGGGTTCGGGGGAAGAAGAAATTACCTTTGCCTTTGAAGGGACAGAACGAGAAAAAATAAAAACACGTTTTGAAGGAATCATTCCTCAACTCGAACGACGATGGAAAGAGACAAGCTCCATGGACATTCGTGAAGAACTCGAATGTTTTATGAATCGTCGTCCCTGTCCTACGTGCCAAGGAACTCGTCTTCGTCCTGAAGGAAGAAGTATTCTTATTGGTGGAAAAAACATTTCACACGTCACGGCATTTTCTATTCGCGAATGCATGCGTTTTATTTCGACGCTTGACCTCACCAAAAAAGAGGCAACGATTGCGGAAAAAGTTTTAAAAGAGATTCGTGAACGTCTCGGTTTTCTGATTGATGTGGGACTTGACTATCTCACACTCGATCGCACAAGTGGAACACTTTCAGGAGGAGAAGATCAACGCATTCGACTGGCAACGCAGATTGGATCTGCACTTACGGGTGTTCTCTATGTCCTTGATGAACCTTCGATTGGTCTTCATCAACGCGATAATGATCGTCTTCTTCAAACCATGAAACGATTACGCGATTTGGGAAATACGCTTATCGTCGTTGAACATGATCGCGACACCATGGAGCACGCTGATCATATTATTGATCTCGGGCCTGAAGCGGGTGTGAGGGGGGGCTATGTCGTTGCCACCGGAACTCCGAGTGATATCAAACGAAATTCTAAATCGCTTACCGGACAATATCTCTCTGGAAAAAAGAAAATCGATGTTCCACGAGATCGTCGCACTTCTTTGCTGGACGAACTTATTATAAAAGGAGCACGCGAGCATAATCTCAAAAACATCGATATTTGTATTCCCTTGGGAGTTCTTACCTGCGTCACCGGAGTCTCAGGCTCGGGAAAATCGACGCTTGTGAATGAAACCCTTTTACAAGGTCTGAAGCAAAGACTCGAACAATCCAAGGAAACCGCAGGAAAGGTAGATGACATCATTGGATGGCAGAAGCTCGATAAAGTCATTGATATCGATCAGTCTCCGATTGGCCGAACTCCTCGCTCCAATCCCGCAACCTATACGAGTATTTTTACGCATATCCGCGATCTCTTTGCAGAACTCCCTCAATCGAAAGCGCGCGGATATAAACCAGGTCGGTTTTCTTTTAACGTCAAAGGGGGCCGATGCGAAGCGTGCGAAGGCGATGGCATCATTCGAATCGAAATGCATTTTCTCCCCGACGTGCATGTCGAGTGTGAAGTCTGCGCAGGAAAACGCTTTAATCGCGAAACACTCGAGGTTCATTATAAAGGATCTTCTATTGCAGATGTTTTAAGTATGACCGTGAATCAAGCTTTTACTTTTTTTGAAAATATTCCGTCGATTCATCATAAACTTCAAACGCTCATCGATGTTGGCATGGGCTACATTGAGCTTGGCCAATCAGCCACAACTCTTTCAGGCGGCGAAGCTCAGCGCATTAAGCTTTCGCGCGAACTTGCGCGACGCGCAACCGGGAGAACTCTTTATATCTTAGATGAACCAACAACTGGTCTTCACTTTGATGATGTGCGAAAACTCCTCACTGTCCTCAACCGGCTTATCGATCAAGGAAATACTATTGTCGTCATTGAGCATAACCTTGACGTGATCATGTCTGCTGATTACTGTATCGACTTGGGACCTGAAGGGGGAGAAAAAGGTGGCTTTCTCATCGCCACAGGAACACCTGAAGAGCTTGCTGCCCACCCTACTTCATATACCGGATTTTATTTACGAGAACTTCTTTCATGA